In a genomic window of Treponema pectinovorum:
- a CDS encoding nicotinate phosphoribosyltransferase: MKERIENGNIKNALFTDFYELTMAQGYWKNEMDHDVVFDMFFRRQAFNGGFSVFAGLDTLLDAITDFSFTEDDIEYLKSQGIFEQGFLDYLKDFRFTGDMYAFKEGSVIFPQEPIIRIHAKLIEAQIVEGLILNQINFQSLIATKTTRIWLASKKGSIMEFGLRRAQGFDGAMSATRASFIGGASGTSNTLAGKIYGIPVMGTMAHSWIMAFPSELEAFNAYAKIYPSKSVFLIDTYDTLRSGIKNAIKAGAKLVEQGYNFGVRLDSGDISYLTQEVRKELDRAGFPQAKITVSNELTEEIIETLVQDKTPIDSWGVGTHMVTGGNEASFTGVYKLAARFDKTTGKNIPAMKFSDNPEKNTNPGVKNVYRLYDEQGNAKADIIALENEKIEVGKEYRYFHPMVDYRQFSFKAAKVEPLLHKVVQNGNRIVPKQNPEIELKKAQQLLHQQIETLDASYKRILNPHIYKVSLTENLKNLKLDFIEKLRK; the protein is encoded by the coding sequence ATGAAAGAAAGAATTGAAAACGGCAATATTAAAAATGCACTCTTTACCGACTTTTACGAACTTACAATGGCACAAGGCTACTGGAAAAATGAAATGGATCATGACGTTGTCTTTGATATGTTTTTCAGAAGGCAGGCGTTTAACGGTGGTTTTTCAGTTTTTGCAGGCTTAGACACTCTCTTGGATGCGATAACAGATTTTTCGTTCACAGAAGATGACATCGAATATCTAAAATCGCAGGGAATTTTTGAACAAGGATTTTTAGACTATTTAAAAGATTTTCGCTTTACAGGCGATATGTATGCGTTTAAAGAAGGTTCAGTTATTTTTCCGCAAGAGCCAATAATACGCATTCACGCAAAGCTCATAGAAGCACAAATTGTAGAAGGACTCATCCTAAACCAGATAAATTTTCAAAGTTTAATAGCAACAAAAACCACAAGAATTTGGCTCGCAAGCAAAAAAGGCTCAATAATGGAATTTGGGTTAAGGCGTGCGCAAGGTTTTGACGGAGCGATGAGCGCAACAAGGGCAAGTTTTATAGGAGGGGCATCAGGAACATCCAACACTCTGGCAGGTAAAATCTATGGAATTCCAGTTATGGGAACAATGGCACACTCTTGGATTATGGCTTTCCCTTCAGAATTAGAAGCCTTTAATGCTTATGCAAAAATTTATCCTTCCAAATCAGTTTTTTTAATAGATACATACGACACCCTTCGATCGGGAATAAAAAATGCTATAAAAGCAGGCGCAAAACTCGTTGAACAAGGATATAACTTTGGCGTAAGGCTTGACTCTGGAGATATTTCTTATTTAACCCAAGAAGTTAGAAAGGAATTAGATAGAGCAGGATTTCCTCAGGCAAAAATTACAGTTTCAAACGAACTTACAGAAGAGATAATAGAAACCTTAGTTCAAGATAAAACTCCAATCGACAGTTGGGGCGTGGGAACTCACATGGTAACAGGCGGAAATGAAGCAAGTTTTACAGGAGTTTACAAACTTGCTGCAAGGTTCGATAAAACGACAGGGAAAAATATTCCTGCAATGAAATTTTCAGATAATCCGGAAAAAAATACAAACCCAGGTGTAAAAAATGTCTACAGGCTCTACGATGAACAAGGAAACGCAAAGGCAGACATAATCGCACTGGAAAATGAAAAAATCGAAGTGGGAAAAGAATACAGATATTTTCATCCTATGGTAGATTACAGGCAGTTCTCTTTTAAAGCGGCAAAGGTTGAACCTCTGCTTCACAAAGTCGTACAAAACGGCAACAGAATTGTTCCAAAGCAAAATCCAGAAATAGAATTGAAAAAAGCACAACAACTTTTACATCAACAAATAGAAACTTTAGATGCTTCTTACAAGAGAATTTTAAATCCTCATATCTATAAGGTAAGTCTTACGGAAAACCTAAAAAATCTAAAACTGGACTTTATAGAAAAACTAAGAAAATAA
- a CDS encoding helix-turn-helix domain-containing protein, with product MELCFLTKEKNVCRLIMDRLESKDCHCYMQDDWIYLYKSLQSYKCSIDMIICDFQVMGCAYFNLFEVIAEMGKKIPVIYYNDPLPSDAERIEHWISQNELCYSSKFESVYLDILNSLNKIVSDPSIKRHIALMQPAVPVGFKTFKQGTECREIDLNQFRIRNSLSPSLFRLFVFMYKNRSKELSIKRIERAVFGGKFDFFDRKSSVYSYISRLRKSIENDSFVKIDIIRCDKGSYQMILY from the coding sequence ATGGAGCTTTGTTTTTTAACTAAGGAGAAAAATGTTTGCCGTCTTATAATGGATAGGCTGGAATCAAAAGACTGCCACTGTTATATGCAAGACGATTGGATTTATCTTTACAAGAGTTTGCAATCGTACAAATGCAGCATCGATATGATTATTTGCGATTTTCAGGTGATGGGGTGTGCTTATTTTAATCTTTTTGAAGTTATTGCAGAAATGGGCAAAAAAATTCCTGTAATCTACTATAACGATCCTTTGCCGAGTGATGCTGAGCGAATTGAACACTGGATTAGCCAAAATGAGCTTTGCTATTCTTCCAAATTTGAATCTGTATATCTTGATATCTTAAACTCCTTGAACAAAATTGTAAGCGATCCGTCTATTAAAAGGCATATCGCTCTCATGCAGCCTGCTGTTCCTGTTGGATTTAAAACTTTTAAGCAAGGCACAGAGTGTAGGGAAATTGACCTCAATCAGTTTAGAATACGAAATTCCTTGAGTCCTTCGCTTTTTAGGCTTTTTGTTTTTATGTATAAAAATCGCTCCAAAGAACTTTCTATAAAAAGAATTGAACGAGCTGTATTTGGAGGAAAATTCGATTTTTTTGATCGAAAATCTTCCGTTTATTCGTATATCTCTCGATTGCGCAAGTCGATTGAAAATGATTCTTTTGTAAAAATCGACATAATCCGTTGCGACAAAGGTTCTTATCAAATGATTTTATATTGA